One region of Malania oleifera isolate guangnan ecotype guangnan chromosome 6, ASM2987363v1, whole genome shotgun sequence genomic DNA includes:
- the LOC131157595 gene encoding high mobility group B protein 13-like has protein sequence MAEVVEMPTTADPVVAAKKGKKGRKALKQKDSSSANEANIQAGKISQPDLAPVVLPPPSAAKENYESLSQPKKTKAKQSKQSFEKDLQEMQERLQELQLEKEKTDELLKARDATLKLKEEEHEKLQMELKKLQKLKEFKPTVTLPMVQSLGDKGQEKKEKKKQKKACPEKKKPSPPYVLWCKDQWAEVKKANPDADFKEISNILGAKWKNVSTEEKKPYEKKYRVEKEAYLQIIGKEKRENEAMKLFEEEQKQKTAMELLEQYLQFKQEAEKENKKTKKEKDPLKPKMPMSAYFLFSKERRVALSAESKSILEVAKITGEEWKSMTDGQKGPYEEMAKKNKEKYQREMELYKQKKEEEAVNLKREEDELMKIQKQEALQLLKKKEKAENIIKISKENQQKKKKQHKEEKNADPNKPKKPASSFLLFSKETRKSLLQERPGTNSSTVNALISVKWKELSEQERQIFNNKAAEAMEAYKKELEEYNKSVATSGENTQA, from the exons ATGGCTGAAGTTGTAGAGATGCCTACAACTGCAGACCCAGTAGTCGCTGCAAAGAAAGGCAAAAAGGGCAGAAAAGCACTGAAGCAGAAAGATTCATCATCAGCAAATGAGGCTAACATTCAGGCCGGCAAGATCTCTCAACCAGATTTGGCTCCAGTGGTGCTGCCGCCGCCATCTGCCGCAAAGGAGAACTATGAGAGCCTCTCTCAGCCCAAGAAAACCAAAGCCAAACAATCCAAGCAGTCCTTTGAGAAGGACTTACAAGAAATGCAAGAGAGGCTTCAGGAGCTTCAGCTGGAGAAGGAGAAGACAGATGAGCTCTTGAAGGCCAGAGACGCGACGCTGAAGCTGAAGGAGGAAGAACACGAGAAGCTTCAGATGGAGCTCAAGAAGCTGCAGAAGTTGAAGGAGTTCAAACCCACTGTG ACATTGCCTATGGTGCAGTCTCTGGGAGACAAAGggcaagaaaagaaagaaaagaagaagcagaagaaggcGTGCCCTGAAAAGAAGAAGCCATCTCCACCTTATGTCCTATGGTGCAAAGATCAGTGGGCTGAG GTCAAGAAAGCAAACCCAGATGCTGATTTTAAAGAGATCTCCAACATTTTGGGGGCGAAATGGAAGAACGTTAGCACAGAAGAGAAGAAGCCCTATGAGAAGAAGTACCGGGTCGAAAAGGAAGCTTACTTGCAAATCATTGGAAAGGAAAAGCGTGAAAATGAAGCAATGAAGCTCTTTGAGGAGGAGCAGAAACAGAAGACAGCTATGGAGTTGCTTGAACAATATCTTCAGTTCAAGCAGGAAgctgaaaaggaaaataagaaaacaaa GAAAGAAAAGGATCCACTGAAGCCAAAAATGCCTATGTCTGCATATTTTCTGTTCTCAAAGGAAAGACGAGTAGCTCTGTCTGCAGAGAGCAAAAGTATTTTGGAG GTTGCTAAGATTACAGGAGAAGAATGGAAGAGCATGACAGATGGGCAAAAGGGGCCTTATGAAGAG ATGGCGAAGAAAAACAAGGAGAAGTACCAGCGGGAAATGGAGCTTTACAAGcagaagaaggaggaggaagctGTTAATCTCAAGAGGGAAGAAGATGAGCTGATGAAAATTCAGAAGCAAGAAGCCTTGCAACTGctgaaaaagaaggagaaagcaGAAAACATAATTAAG ATATCAAAAGAGAACCAACAGAAGAAGAAAAAGCAGCACAAGGAAGAGAAGAATGCTGATCCCAACAAGCCAAAGAAGCCTGCATCTTCCTTCCTTCTATTCAG CAAAGAAACAAGGAAGAGTTTATTGCAGGAACGACCTGGAACCAACAGCTCAACTGTAAACGCTCTCATCTCAGTAAAATGGAAG GAgttgagtgagcaagagaggcaAATCTTTAATAACAAAGCTGCAGAAGCTATGGAGGCATACAAGAAGGAATTGGAAGAATACAATAAATCTGTCGCAACCAGTGGGGAAAATACACAAGCATGA